A section of the Pedobacter sp. HDW13 genome encodes:
- a CDS encoding glutathione peroxidase: protein MISTILILLNFLVPNPPKNVYDFSFKTIDGKEIKLSKFKGKKIMIVNTASKCGYTPQYEDLEKLQKQYGKKIVLIGFPAGNFGGQEFSTNAEIKEFCTGKYNVSFLLAEKSSVKGDDISPLFKYLTSQTNTEEQGDIKWNFEKFLINEKGELVHRFRSKTKPTDEVITKNL from the coding sequence ATGATAAGCACAATTTTAATTCTACTCAACTTTTTGGTGCCGAATCCACCAAAAAATGTTTACGATTTCAGCTTTAAAACCATTGATGGTAAAGAAATTAAACTATCAAAGTTTAAGGGCAAGAAAATAATGATCGTAAATACGGCTTCTAAATGTGGATATACCCCGCAATATGAAGACCTCGAAAAACTTCAGAAACAATATGGTAAAAAGATTGTATTAATCGGATTTCCGGCAGGTAACTTTGGTGGACAAGAATTTTCTACCAACGCCGAAATTAAAGAATTTTGTACCGGTAAGTACAATGTTTCGTTTTTGTTGGCCGAGAAAAGCAGCGTAAAAGGCGATGATATTAGTCCATTGTTTAAATACCTGACTTCGCAAACCAATACGGAGGAACAAGGCGACATTAAATGGAATTTTGAGAAATTTCTGATTAATGAAAAAGGAGAACTGGTACACCGTTTCCGTTCTAAAACAAAACCTACTGATGAGGTGATTACTAAGAACCTTTAA
- the aqpZ gene encoding aquaporin Z, producing METSKISKFSAEFLGTLVLVLMGCGSAVIAGANGTTGVGLLGISFAFGLSVVAMAYAIGHISGCHINPAISIGMVVTGRMKASEAAYYIVAQILGGIAGAFILLLIASGKPEYSLSANGLGQNGFDALSPQHYSLQAGLIAEVVLTFIFLLVIFGSTSTKNINGGFAGLAIGLSLVLIHIVGIPVTGVSVNPARSIGPAILVGGQALSQVWLFIVAPIAGAVLSGIVWKTVLERN from the coding sequence ATGGAGACAAGCAAAATCTCAAAATTCAGTGCCGAGTTTCTGGGCACATTAGTATTGGTTTTAATGGGTTGCGGTAGTGCTGTAATAGCGGGTGCCAATGGTACAACAGGCGTTGGTTTGTTGGGCATTTCGTTTGCTTTCGGCCTTTCGGTAGTGGCTATGGCTTATGCTATTGGTCATATTTCCGGCTGCCACATTAATCCGGCCATATCCATAGGTATGGTTGTAACTGGTCGCATGAAGGCTTCAGAAGCAGCTTATTACATTGTAGCACAAATTCTGGGTGGCATTGCGGGTGCTTTTATCCTCTTGCTTATTGCCTCTGGCAAACCCGAATATTCGCTATCGGCAAATGGCCTTGGCCAAAATGGTTTCGATGCCCTTTCGCCCCAGCACTATAGCTTACAAGCGGGCTTAATTGCAGAAGTGGTATTGACTTTTATCTTCTTGCTGGTAATTTTTGGTTCTACCTCTACCAAAAACATCAATGGTGGCTTTGCCGGCTTAGCTATTGGCTTAAGCCTGGTGCTTATACACATTGTAGGCATACCAGTAACCGGCGTATCGGTAAATCCGGCGCGTAGTATCGGGCCAGCAATATTGGTTGGCGGGCAAGCCCTAAGCCAGGTTTGGTTATTCATTGTAGCACCAATTGCAGGCGCAGTTTTGAGCGGCATTGTTTGGAAAACCGTTCTGGAACGAAACTAA
- a CDS encoding MBL fold metallo-hydrolase yields MALYFTSINSGSNGNCYYIGNDNEAVLVDVGLTCKEVERRMARLGLAIDKVKAIFISHEHSDHIKGLTVFAKKHKLPVYISAPTLKSSRLLLDANNTFSLSHLQTIQIGDLKIAAFSKFHDAADPYSFTVECSTVKVGVFTDIGAVCDRLIHHFKDCHAAFLEANYDTQMLQNGRYPYFLKQRIMGGHGHLSNAQALELFTNHKPAYMSHLLLSHLSKDNNDPELVENLFKNVAGNTFVKVASRYEETEVYYVSADQNAAQAYVFRPELYQPDQLNLF; encoded by the coding sequence ATGGCACTATATTTCACCTCCATAAATTCGGGCAGCAACGGTAATTGTTACTATATAGGTAACGATAACGAAGCCGTTTTGGTTGATGTAGGTCTAACCTGCAAGGAAGTTGAAAGACGAATGGCGCGTTTAGGTTTGGCTATAGATAAAGTAAAAGCCATTTTCATTTCACACGAGCACAGCGACCACATCAAAGGCCTAACCGTTTTTGCAAAAAAACATAAACTTCCGGTATACATTAGTGCGCCAACATTAAAAAGTAGCCGACTGTTACTTGATGCCAACAATACTTTTTCGTTAAGCCACCTGCAAACCATCCAGATAGGCGACTTAAAAATCGCAGCCTTTTCTAAATTCCACGATGCAGCTGATCCTTATAGCTTCACGGTTGAATGCAGCACGGTTAAAGTTGGGGTTTTTACCGATATTGGCGCTGTTTGCGATCGTCTTATCCATCATTTTAAAGATTGCCATGCCGCATTCCTGGAAGCTAACTACGACACCCAAATGCTGCAAAATGGTCGGTACCCTTATTTTTTGAAACAAAGAATCATGGGCGGCCATGGTCACTTAAGCAATGCTCAGGCACTGGAGTTGTTTACAAACCATAAACCGGCTTATATGAGCCATTTATTATTGAGCCATTTATCAAAAGACAACAACGACCCTGAACTGGTAGAAAATCTTTTTAAAAATGTAGCGGGCAATACTTTTGTTAAAGTGGCTTCGAGATACGAGGAAACAGAAGTTTATTATGTAAGCGCCGACCAAAATGCAGCACAAGCATATGTTTTTCGCCCCGAACTTTATCAACCCGACCAGTTAAACTTATTTTAA
- a CDS encoding MarR family winged helix-turn-helix transcriptional regulator, with product MPTQTQDIAARLRSTVTRLTRQLRKQNVSSEFSNAELLTMSLLEQHGKMLSTELADMERVSKQAISQIINRLHDAKCVERFPSEEDKRKVFIGLTRLGEKHIIATRKIKEEWLVQTMEKIFSSEEINLIQAFLPLLSRLVEHNSSRV from the coding sequence ATGCCCACGCAAACACAAGATATTGCTGCCCGCTTAAGAAGTACCGTTACCCGTTTAACCCGGCAGTTACGCAAACAGAACGTAAGCTCTGAGTTTAGCAACGCCGAACTGCTTACCATGTCGCTACTGGAGCAGCACGGCAAAATGCTATCTACTGAGCTGGCTGATATGGAAAGGGTATCTAAGCAGGCCATTTCGCAAATCATTAACCGGCTGCATGATGCCAAATGTGTAGAACGTTTTCCGAGTGAGGAAGATAAACGCAAGGTATTTATCGGTTTAACCAGGCTGGGCGAAAAGCACATCATCGCCACCCGCAAAATAAAAGAAGAATGGCTGGTGCAAACCATGGAGAAAATTTTCTCTTCAGAAGAGATTAACCTCATACAAGCCTTCCTCCCCTTGCTTTCTCGTTTAGTAGAACATAACAGTAGCCGTGTATAG
- a CDS encoding MFS transporter: MSIFRSLRHYNYRLFFTGQAISLIGTWMQRVAISWLVYRLTGSAFLLGLITFLSLIPSLVLAPYAGSYVDRHNKYKILIITQVILMLQAGHWL, encoded by the coding sequence ATGAGTATTTTTCGTTCACTAAGGCATTATAATTACAGGTTATTTTTTACCGGACAGGCTATTTCGTTAATTGGTACATGGATGCAGCGTGTAGCCATTAGCTGGTTGGTTTATCGCTTAACAGGTTCGGCGTTTCTTTTAGGGTTGATTACTTTTTTAAGTCTGATTCCCTCATTGGTGCTGGCCCCTTATGCCGGTAGCTATGTAGACAGGCATAATAAATATAAAATTCTGATAATCACACAAGTGATTTTAATGCTCCAGGCAGGGCATTGGCTTTAA